One stretch of Verrucomicrobiota bacterium DNA includes these proteins:
- the dapB gene encoding 4-hydroxy-tetrahydrodipicolinate reductase: MTRVIINGSKGRMGQALLACAARIPEIKVAAGIDMGDDLRTVIAQSDVVIDFSFHQATAGVARLCAEHKKALVIGTTGHSEADTASIRNLSATVPMVWASNYSTGVNALFWLTRKAAEILGPSFDLEVVEMHHRLKKDAPSGTARSLAEILADVRQQQLNEVVRHGRQGIVGERTSTEIGMHAIRGGDVVGDHTVIFAAMGERVELTHKASSRETFANGALRAAEWVVRQTPGIYTMQDVLGLK; encoded by the coding sequence ATGACCCGCGTCATTATCAACGGTTCCAAAGGCCGCATGGGCCAGGCATTGCTCGCCTGCGCCGCTCGAATCCCGGAAATCAAAGTTGCCGCCGGCATTGATATGGGTGATGACCTGCGCACCGTGATTGCCCAAAGCGATGTCGTCATTGACTTCAGCTTTCACCAAGCCACCGCCGGGGTCGCCCGGCTTTGCGCCGAACACAAAAAAGCCCTCGTCATTGGCACCACCGGACATTCCGAGGCGGATACCGCGAGCATCCGCAACCTGTCCGCCACCGTGCCGATGGTGTGGGCCTCCAACTACTCCACCGGCGTCAACGCCCTGTTCTGGCTGACCCGCAAGGCGGCGGAAATCCTCGGGCCTTCCTTCGATCTCGAAGTGGTCGAGATGCATCATCGCCTGAAGAAGGACGCCCCCAGCGGCACCGCGCGATCCCTCGCGGAAATTCTCGCCGACGTGCGGCAACAGCAGCTAAATGAGGTCGTGCGCCATGGCCGGCAAGGCATTGTTGGAGAAAGAACCAGCACAGAGATTGGTATGCACGCGATTCGCGGTGGCGATGTGGTGGGCGATCACACCGTCATCTTCGCGGCCATGGGCGAACGCGTCGAACTCACCCACAAAGCCTCCAGCCGGGAAACCTTTGCCAACGGCGCCCTGCGCGCCGCCGAATGGGTCGTGCGCCAAACACCGGGTATCTACACCATGCAGGATGTCCTGGGCTTGAAATAA